A portion of the Citrobacter rodentium NBRC 105723 = DSM 16636 genome contains these proteins:
- the srlR gene encoding glucitol operon DNA-binding transcriptional repressor SrlR produces the protein MKPRQRQAAILEHLQKQGKCSVEELAQHFDTTGTTIRKDLVILENAGTVIRTYGGVVLNKEESDPPIDHKTLINTHKKARIAEAAVRFIYDGDSIILDAGSTVLQMVPMLSRFSNITVMTNSLHIVNALSELDNEQTILMPGGTFRKKSASFHGQLAENAFAQFSFDKLFMGTDGIDLDAGVTTFNEVYTVSKAMCNAAREVILMADSSKFGRKSPNVVCSLESVDKLITDAGIDPAFRRALEEKGIDVIITGETNE, from the coding sequence ATGAAACCTCGTCAGCGTCAGGCCGCCATTCTGGAGCATCTGCAAAAGCAGGGAAAATGCTCGGTTGAGGAACTGGCCCAGCACTTTGACACCACGGGCACGACCATCCGCAAGGATCTGGTCATTCTGGAAAATGCCGGCACCGTCATACGTACCTATGGCGGCGTGGTGTTAAATAAAGAGGAGTCTGACCCGCCTATCGATCACAAGACGCTGATCAATACGCATAAAAAGGCGCGTATTGCCGAAGCGGCGGTCAGGTTCATCTACGACGGCGACTCGATCATTCTCGACGCCGGCAGCACCGTTTTACAGATGGTGCCAATGCTCAGCCGCTTCAGTAATATCACCGTAATGACCAACAGCCTGCATATTGTTAACGCGCTGTCAGAGTTAGATAACGAACAAACCATCCTGATGCCCGGCGGCACCTTCCGTAAAAAATCGGCCTCGTTTCATGGTCAGCTGGCGGAAAACGCCTTTGCGCAGTTCAGTTTTGACAAACTCTTCATGGGCACCGACGGCATTGACCTGGACGCAGGCGTTACCACCTTTAACGAGGTCTACACCGTCAGCAAAGCGATGTGCAACGCCGCGCGCGAAGTGATTCTGATGGCCGACTCGTCAAAGTTTGGCCGCAAAAGCCCGAATGTCGTATGCAGCCTGGAAAGCGTCGATAAATTGATTACCGACGCGGGCATCGATCCGGCGTTTCGTCGGGCGCTGGAAGAGAAAGGAATAGACGTGATCATAACCGGAGAAACCAATGAGTGA
- the norR gene encoding nitric oxide reductase transcriptional regulator NorR translates to MSFSVDVLAGIAIELQRGVGHQDRFQRLITTLRQVLECDASALLRYEARQFIPLAIDGLAQDVLGRRFTLEGHPRLEAIARAGDVVRFPADSDLPDPYDGLIPGQESLKVHACIGLPLFAGQNLIGALTLDGMAPDQFDVFSDEELRLIAALAAGALSNALLIEQLESQNMLPGPTPDFGQVKETQMIGLSPGMMQLKKEIEIVAASDLNVLISGETGTGKELVAKAIHEGSPRAVNPLVYLNCAALPESVAESELFGHVKGAFTGAISNRSGKFEMADNGTLFLDEIGELSLALQAKLLRVLQYGDIQRVGDDRSLRVDVRVLAATNRDLREEVVAGRFRADLFHRLSVFPLSVPPLRERGEDAVLLAGYFCEQCRLRLGLSRVVLSPGARSHLLNYAWPGNVRELEHAIHRAVVLARATRAGDEVVLEAQHFALQEEAIASQTETLPESAPHTSLRDATESFQREMIRRALAQNNHNWAASARALETDVANLHRLAKRLGLKG, encoded by the coding sequence ATGAGCTTTTCTGTAGACGTGCTGGCGGGTATCGCCATTGAGTTACAGCGCGGCGTCGGGCATCAGGACCGTTTTCAGCGTCTGATTACCACGCTGCGCCAGGTGCTGGAGTGTGACGCCTCGGCGCTGCTGCGCTATGAGGCGCGGCAGTTTATTCCGCTGGCGATCGACGGTCTGGCGCAGGACGTGCTGGGCAGGCGCTTTACCCTGGAAGGGCATCCGCGGCTGGAGGCCATCGCCCGCGCCGGTGACGTGGTGCGCTTTCCGGCGGACAGCGATCTGCCCGATCCGTATGACGGGCTGATTCCCGGCCAGGAGAGCTTAAAAGTGCACGCCTGCATCGGCCTGCCGCTGTTTGCCGGGCAAAATCTGATTGGCGCGCTGACCCTCGACGGTATGGCGCCGGATCAGTTTGACGTATTCAGCGACGAGGAGCTACGGCTGATCGCCGCGCTGGCCGCCGGGGCGCTCAGTAATGCGTTGCTGATTGAACAACTGGAAAGCCAGAATATGCTGCCGGGCCCGACCCCCGATTTCGGCCAGGTAAAAGAGACGCAGATGATTGGCCTGTCGCCCGGCATGATGCAGCTGAAAAAAGAAATTGAGATTGTGGCGGCCTCCGATCTCAACGTCCTGATCAGCGGTGAAACCGGCACCGGGAAAGAGCTGGTGGCGAAAGCGATTCATGAGGGATCGCCGCGGGCGGTAAATCCGCTGGTCTATCTGAACTGCGCCGCGCTGCCGGAGAGCGTCGCCGAGAGCGAGCTGTTCGGGCATGTCAAAGGCGCGTTTACCGGAGCCATCAGCAACCGTAGCGGTAAGTTTGAGATGGCCGATAACGGCACGCTGTTTCTGGATGAAATCGGCGAGCTGTCGCTGGCGTTGCAGGCCAAACTTTTACGTGTTCTGCAATACGGCGACATTCAGCGCGTCGGTGACGACCGCAGCCTGCGCGTTGACGTGCGCGTGCTGGCGGCGACCAACCGCGATCTGCGCGAAGAGGTGGTGGCAGGACGCTTTCGCGCCGATTTGTTCCACCGCCTGAGCGTCTTTCCGCTTTCCGTTCCGCCGCTGCGCGAGCGCGGGGAGGACGCGGTGCTGCTGGCGGGCTATTTCTGCGAGCAGTGTCGGCTACGGCTGGGACTTTCCAGAGTGGTGCTGAGTCCGGGCGCGCGCAGCCATCTGCTGAACTACGCCTGGCCGGGCAACGTGCGCGAACTGGAACATGCCATTCACCGCGCGGTAGTGCTGGCGCGGGCGACGAGGGCGGGGGATGAAGTGGTGCTGGAAGCGCAGCACTTCGCATTGCAGGAAGAGGCTATCGCGTCGCAAACGGAAACCCTGCCGGAGAGTGCGCCGCATACCAGTTTACGTGACGCCACCGAATCTTTTCAGCGCGAGATGATCCGTCGGGCGCTGGCGCAGAATAACCATAACTGGGCGGCCAGCGCGCGGGCGCTGGAGACGGACGTCGCCAACCTGCACCGGCTGGCGAAGCGTCTGGGGCTGAAAGGCTAG
- the gutM gene encoding transcriptional regulator GutM — protein MVSALITVAVIAWGAQLALGGWQLSRFNRAFDLLCQQGRVGVGRSGGRFKPRVVVAIALDENQRVTDTLFMKGLTVFASPLKIPSIQGKHLNELQPDVIFPRDPLSQNALSLALNLKQG, from the coding sequence ATGGTTTCCGCACTGATTACCGTCGCTGTTATCGCCTGGGGCGCGCAACTGGCTCTCGGCGGCTGGCAGCTCTCCCGCTTTAACCGCGCCTTTGACCTGCTTTGTCAACAGGGGCGGGTCGGCGTGGGACGCTCAGGCGGACGGTTTAAACCTCGCGTGGTGGTCGCCATCGCGCTCGACGAAAATCAGCGGGTAACGGATACATTGTTTATGAAAGGGCTGACGGTATTCGCCAGCCCCCTAAAAATTCCCTCTATTCAGGGTAAACATCTCAATGAATTACAGCCTGATGTGATCTTTCCCCGTGATCCGCTATCACAGAATGCACTATCATTGGCGCTTAATCTGAAACAAGGATAA
- the norW gene encoding NADH:flavorubredoxin reductase NorW, with the protein MSRGIVIIGSGFAARQLVKNIRKQDAEIPLTLIAADSMDEYNKPDLSHVISQAQRADDLTRQSAGEFAEQFNLRLFPHTWVTDIDADAHVVKSQDKQWQYEKLVLATGAAAFVPPVPGRELMLTLNSQQEYRACETQLHDAQRVLIVGGGLIGSELAMDFCRAGKAVTLIDNAASILASLMPPEVSSRLQHRLTDMGVHLLLKSQLQSLEKTDSGIRATLDRDRSIEVDAVIAATGLRPETALARRAGVTVNRGVCVDSYLQTSNADIYALGDCAEINGQVLPFLQPIQLSAMYLAKNLLGGNAPLKLPAMLVKIKTPELPLHLAGETQRRDLSWQIGTQADGMVAKGMNEEGQLCAFVVSEDRMKEAFALLKSLPA; encoded by the coding sequence ATGAGCCGGGGAATAGTTATCATTGGTTCGGGCTTCGCCGCCCGCCAGTTAGTGAAAAATATCCGTAAGCAGGACGCGGAGATTCCGTTAACCCTGATCGCCGCCGACAGCATGGATGAGTACAACAAGCCCGATCTCAGCCATGTGATAAGCCAGGCCCAGCGCGCCGATGACCTCACCCGCCAGTCGGCGGGGGAGTTTGCCGAACAGTTTAATCTGCGCCTTTTCCCGCATACCTGGGTGACCGACATCGACGCCGACGCCCACGTGGTGAAAAGCCAGGACAAACAGTGGCAGTACGAAAAGCTGGTGCTGGCCACTGGCGCGGCGGCCTTCGTTCCGCCTGTGCCGGGGCGTGAGTTAATGCTTACTTTAAACAGCCAGCAGGAGTACCGCGCCTGTGAAACGCAGCTGCACGACGCGCAGCGGGTGCTGATTGTCGGCGGTGGGCTGATTGGCAGCGAGTTAGCGATGGACTTCTGCCGCGCCGGTAAAGCGGTGACGCTGATCGACAACGCCGCCAGCATCCTCGCCTCGCTGATGCCGCCTGAAGTGAGCAGTCGCTTACAGCACCGGCTTACCGACATGGGCGTGCACCTGCTGCTGAAATCACAGCTCCAGTCGCTGGAGAAAACCGATAGCGGCATTCGCGCCACGCTGGATCGCGATCGCAGCATTGAGGTGGATGCGGTGATTGCCGCCACCGGCCTGCGCCCGGAAACGGCGCTGGCGCGCCGCGCCGGAGTAACGGTTAATCGCGGGGTCTGCGTGGATAGCTACCTGCAAACCAGCAATGCGGATATCTATGCTCTCGGCGACTGCGCGGAAATCAACGGTCAGGTGCTGCCATTCCTGCAACCCATCCAGCTCAGCGCGATGTACCTGGCGAAGAACCTGCTCGGCGGCAATGCGCCGCTGAAGCTGCCCGCTATGCTGGTGAAAATCAAAACGCCGGAGCTGCCGCTGCATCTCGCCGGAGAAACCCAGCGGCGCGATCTGAGCTGGCAGATCGGTACGCAAGCCGACGGGATGGTCGCGAAAGGGATGAACGAAGAAGGTCAGCTTTGCGCCTTCGTCGTGAGCGAAGACCGGATGAAAGAGGCGTTCGCTTTGCTGAAATCGCTACCGGCATAA
- the srlD gene encoding sorbitol-6-phosphate dehydrogenase, with translation MNQVAVVIGGGQTLGAFLCRGLAAEGYHVAVVDIQSDKATRVAQEINAEFGEGMAWGFGADATSEQSVLALARAVDEIFGRVDLLVYSAGIAKAAFISDFQLGDFDRSLQVNLVGYFLCAREFSRLMIRDGIQGRIIQINSKSGKVGSKHNSGYSAAKFGGVGLTQSLALDLAEYGITVHALMLGNLLKSPMFQSLLPQYATKLGIKPEEVEQYYIDKVPLRRGCDYQDVLNMLLFYASPGASYCTGQSINVTGGQVMF, from the coding sequence ATGAATCAGGTTGCCGTAGTCATTGGCGGAGGACAGACCCTGGGGGCGTTCCTGTGCCGTGGGCTTGCAGCAGAAGGCTATCACGTGGCGGTTGTCGACATTCAGAGCGATAAAGCCACCAGGGTGGCGCAGGAGATTAACGCCGAATTTGGCGAAGGCATGGCCTGGGGTTTTGGCGCTGACGCCACCAGCGAGCAGAGCGTTCTCGCCCTCGCCCGCGCCGTGGATGAGATCTTTGGCCGGGTGGATCTGTTGGTTTACAGCGCGGGGATCGCCAAAGCGGCGTTTATCAGCGACTTCCAGCTCGGCGATTTCGACCGTTCATTACAGGTGAATCTGGTCGGCTACTTCCTCTGCGCACGGGAATTTTCCCGTCTGATGATCCGCGATGGCATTCAGGGACGCATTATTCAGATCAACTCGAAATCCGGCAAAGTGGGCAGTAAGCATAATTCCGGCTACAGCGCCGCCAAGTTCGGCGGCGTCGGTTTAACCCAGTCGCTGGCGCTGGATCTGGCGGAATATGGCATTACCGTACACGCGCTGATGCTCGGCAACCTGTTGAAATCGCCGATGTTCCAGTCGCTGCTGCCGCAGTACGCCACCAAGCTTGGCATTAAGCCGGAGGAAGTGGAGCAGTATTACATTGATAAAGTCCCGCTCAGACGCGGCTGCGATTATCAGGATGTGCTGAATATGCTGCTGTTCTATGCCAGTCCTGGAGCGTCGTATTGTACCGGCCAGTCAATCAACGTAACCGGCGGTCAGGTGATGTTCTGA
- the srlB gene encoding PTS glucitol/sorbitol transporter subunit IIA, producing MTVIYQTTITRIGQSAPDALCDQMLITFREGAPADIEEFCFIHCHGELNGVLQPGAQFELGQHRYPVTAVGSVAEQNLRELGHITLRFDGLNEAEFPGTVHVAGPVPDDIAPGCILKFVA from the coding sequence ATGACCGTGATTTATCAGACCACCATCACCCGTATCGGCCAGAGCGCGCCGGATGCGCTGTGCGACCAGATGCTGATTACTTTTCGCGAAGGCGCGCCGGCGGATATCGAAGAATTTTGCTTCATCCACTGTCATGGCGAGCTGAACGGCGTGCTACAGCCCGGCGCGCAGTTTGAGCTGGGCCAGCATCGCTACCCGGTAACCGCCGTCGGCAGCGTGGCGGAGCAAAATTTACGTGAACTGGGCCATATCACCCTGCGCTTCGACGGACTGAACGAAGCGGAATTCCCCGGCACCGTGCACGTTGCGGGGCCCGTACCGGACGATATCGCGCCGGGCTGTATTTTGAAGTTTGTCGCTTAA
- the gutQ gene encoding arabinose-5-phosphate isomerase GutQ: protein MSDALLNAGRQTLLLELQEASRLPERLGDDFVRAANTIIHCEGKVVVSGIGKSGHIGKKIAATLASTGTPAFFVHPAEALHGDLGMIESRDVMLFISYSGGAKELDLIIPRLEDKSIALLAMTGKPGSPLGLAAKAVLDISVEREACPMHLAPTSSTVNTLMMGDALAMAVMQARGFSEEDFARSHPAGALGARLLNKVHHLMRRDDAVPQVQLSASVMDAMLELSRTGLGLVAVCDAQQQVNGVFTDGDLRRWLVGGGALTTPVSEAMTRNGITLQADSRAIDAKEILMKRKITAAPVVDENGKLTGAINLQDFYQAGIL from the coding sequence ATGAGTGATGCACTACTGAACGCAGGCCGTCAGACGTTATTGCTGGAGCTACAGGAAGCAAGCCGTCTGCCGGAACGTCTGGGCGATGATTTTGTCCGCGCCGCCAATACCATTATCCACTGCGAAGGCAAAGTGGTGGTTTCGGGTATCGGCAAATCGGGGCATATCGGCAAAAAAATCGCCGCGACCCTCGCCAGTACCGGCACCCCGGCCTTTTTCGTACATCCGGCAGAGGCGCTGCATGGCGATCTGGGAATGATCGAAAGCCGCGACGTGATGCTGTTTATCTCCTACTCCGGCGGCGCCAAAGAGCTGGATCTGATCATCCCGCGCCTGGAAGATAAATCCATTGCCCTGCTGGCGATGACCGGTAAGCCCGGCTCGCCGCTGGGGCTGGCGGCGAAAGCCGTTCTGGACATTTCGGTTGAACGCGAGGCCTGTCCGATGCACCTGGCGCCAACCTCCAGCACCGTCAACACCCTGATGATGGGCGACGCGCTGGCAATGGCGGTAATGCAGGCGCGCGGCTTCAGCGAAGAGGATTTTGCCCGCTCGCACCCGGCTGGCGCGCTCGGCGCCCGGCTGCTTAACAAGGTGCATCACCTGATGCGTCGTGACGACGCGGTGCCGCAGGTGCAGCTGTCCGCCAGCGTAATGGACGCCATGCTTGAGTTAAGCCGTACCGGACTCGGTCTGGTCGCCGTCTGCGACGCGCAACAGCAGGTGAACGGCGTCTTTACCGACGGCGACCTGCGCCGCTGGCTGGTCGGCGGCGGCGCGCTCACCACGCCGGTCAGCGAAGCGATGACCCGCAACGGCATCACGCTTCAGGCTGACAGTCGCGCCATTGACGCCAAAGAGATCCTGATGAAGCGCAAAATCACCGCCGCGCCGGTGGTTGATGAAAACGGCAAGCTCACCGGCGCCATCAACCTGCAGGACTTTTATCAGGCCGGGATCCTCTAG
- the norV gene encoding anaerobic nitric oxide reductase flavorubredoxin: protein MSILVKNNIHWVGQRDWEVRDFHGTEYKTLRGSSYNSYLIREEKNVLIDTVDHKFSREFVQNLRAEIDLADIDYIIINHAEEDHAGALTELMTQIPDTPIYCTANAIDSITGHHHHPEWNFNVVKTGDTLDIGNGKQLIFVETPMLHWPDSMMTYMTGDAVLFSNDAFGQHYCDERLFNDEVDQSELFEQCQRYYANILTPFSRLVTPKITEILGFNLPVDMIATSHGVVWRDNPTQIVELYLKWAADYQEDRITIFYDTMSNNTRMMADAIAQGINEVDPNVAVKIFNVARSDKNEILTNVFRSKGVLVGTSTMNNVMMPKIAGLVEEMTGLRFRNKRASAFGSHGWSGGAVDRLSTRLQDAGFEMSLSLKAKWRPDLDALELCRQHGRDIARQWALAPLPEAAPKAVAAESAPAEAPAAADLGPCMQCSVCQWIYDPAKGEPMQEVAPGTPWSEVPDNFLCPECSLGKEVFDELATEAK, encoded by the coding sequence ATGTCTATTCTGGTTAAAAATAACATTCATTGGGTTGGCCAACGTGACTGGGAAGTGCGTGATTTTCACGGTACTGAATACAAAACCCTGCGCGGCAGCAGCTACAACAGCTATCTCATCCGCGAAGAAAAAAACGTCCTGATTGATACCGTCGATCATAAATTCAGCCGTGAGTTCGTACAGAACCTGCGCGCCGAAATCGACCTTGCCGACATTGATTACATCATCATTAACCACGCGGAAGAAGATCATGCCGGGGCGCTGACGGAGCTGATGACCCAGATCCCGGATACGCCAATCTACTGCACCGCCAACGCCATCGACTCGATTACCGGTCATCACCATCATCCGGAATGGAACTTTAACGTGGTCAAAACCGGCGACACGCTGGATATCGGCAACGGCAAACAGCTGATTTTTGTCGAAACTCCGATGCTGCACTGGCCGGACAGCATGATGACCTACATGACCGGCGACGCGGTGCTGTTCAGTAACGACGCCTTCGGACAGCACTACTGCGACGAACGTCTGTTTAATGATGAAGTAGATCAGAGTGAACTGTTTGAGCAGTGCCAGCGCTACTACGCTAACATTCTGACCCCGTTCAGCCGTCTGGTAACGCCAAAAATCACCGAGATCCTCGGCTTCAACCTGCCGGTCGATATGATCGCCACCTCGCACGGCGTGGTATGGCGCGATAACCCGACGCAGATCGTCGAACTGTACCTGAAATGGGCGGCGGACTATCAGGAAGATCGCATCACCATCTTCTATGACACCATGTCCAATAACACCCGCATGATGGCCGACGCCATCGCCCAGGGCATTAATGAAGTCGACCCGAACGTGGCGGTGAAAATTTTTAACGTTGCCCGCAGCGATAAAAATGAAATTCTCACTAACGTCTTCCGTTCAAAAGGCGTGCTGGTCGGCACCTCCACCATGAACAACGTGATGATGCCGAAAATCGCCGGTCTGGTGGAAGAGATGACCGGCCTGCGTTTTCGTAATAAACGCGCCAGCGCCTTCGGTTCCCACGGCTGGAGCGGCGGCGCGGTTGACCGTCTCTCCACTCGCCTGCAGGACGCCGGTTTTGAAATGTCGCTGAGCCTGAAGGCGAAATGGCGTCCGGATCTGGACGCGCTGGAACTGTGCCGCCAGCACGGTCGTGACATTGCCCGTCAGTGGGCGCTCGCCCCGCTGCCGGAAGCCGCGCCGAAAGCAGTAGCGGCAGAAAGCGCTCCGGCTGAAGCGCCTGCGGCCGCCGATCTCGGCCCCTGCATGCAGTGCAGCGTCTGCCAGTGGATCTACGACCCGGCCAAAGGCGAGCCGATGCAGGAAGTCGCGCCGGGTACGCCGTGGAGCGAAGTGCCGGACAACTTCCTGTGCCCGGAATGTTCATTAGGTAAAGAAGTGTTCGACGAACTGGCGACGGAGGCAAAATGA